One window of Papaver somniferum cultivar HN1 chromosome 9, ASM357369v1, whole genome shotgun sequence genomic DNA carries:
- the LOC113311074 gene encoding uncharacterized protein LOC113311074: protein MDAIGPSLAYNYINHKNQLSDFSSSAAAQSLNLFFHSQRSISTPHTFKSLCYIRSSETRRRSRSLKPIHASSNTESISSDNQERWLLEPVGDGDTKHIGFNVPMPGAFEIASSVVTVGRLPEKADMVIPVATVSGVHARIKVKEGNLLVIDLDSTNGTFIDKKRLSPGVVAMVSPGNCLTFGDTSLAKFRVSKLKNVELPSKLEQEFEVKLDSDVPTENISETAS, encoded by the exons ATGGATGCAATAGGACCATCTCTTGCTTACAATTACATCAACCATAAAAACCAACTTTCTGATTtctcttcttctgctgctgctcaatCTTTAAATTTGTTCTTCCATTCTCAACGTTCTATCTCTACTCCTCACACATTCAAGTCTCTCTGTTATATTAGGAGCTCTgaaacgagaagaagaagcagGAGTCTCAAACCCATACATGCATCTTCAAatacagaaagtatttcttcaGATAATCAAGAAAGATGGCTTCTTGAACCTGTAG GCGATGGTGACACAAAACACATTGGTTTCAATGTTCCAATGCCAGGTGCATTTGAGATTGCCTCA AGTGTAGTGACTGTGGGACGTCTTCCTGAGAAAGCAGACATGGTAATTCCTGTGGCAACAG tatcTGGTGTTCATGCTCGGATTAAGGTGAAAGAAGGAAATCTTCTAGTTATAGATCTTGACAGCACAAATGGAACATTTATTGACAAGAAAAGGCTTAGTCCTGGTGTGGTTGCCATGGTGTCGCCAGGAAATTGCCTTACTTTTG GTGATACGTCGTTAGCGAAGTTTCGTGTTTCAAAACTCAAGAATGTGGAGCTTCCAAGCAAACTAGAACAAGAATTTGAAGTGAAACTTGATTCTGATGTTCCAACTGAGAATATATCAGAAACAGCAAGTTAA
- the LOC113312891 gene encoding calmodulin-like protein 6, translated as MTEMRSPLSGFMFKLFMFQFLCNFFDYILVEFQQFYGKFGWFLFVHTKAEKYNENDDAKIFSEDVYCEACIRNEGALFEDDINIVFTKLEMNSSTNSHFNNKEEYDGKLCRRCRILEDTLSLLEEEDATVEELEEAFRMFDKNSEGYIDARKLQVIMCKLGFKEGEKLEDCERMISVFDENADGRIDLFEFRKMLEAVE; from the coding sequence ATGACAGAAATGAGAAGCCCGCTATCTGGTTTTATGTTTAAGCTTTTCATGTTCCAGTTTTTATGCAATTTCTTTGATTATATCCTTGTTGAATTCCAACAGTTCTATGGCAAGTTTGGATGGTTTTTGTTCGTTCACACTAAGGCTGAAAAATATAACGAAAATGATGATGCCAAAATTTTCAGTGAGGACGTTTACTGCGAGGCTTGCATCCGAAATGAAGGAGCTTTATTTGAAGATGATATTAACATAGTGTTTACGAAACTTGAAATGAATAGCAGTACTAACAGTCATTTCAACAACAAAGAAGAATATGATGGTAAATTATGTAGACGTTGTAGGATACTGGAAGACACTTTAAGTTTGTTGGAGGAAGAAGATGCAACTGTGGAAGAACTGGAAGAAGCTTTTAGAATGTTCGATAAGAACAGTGAAGGATATATTGATGCAAGAAAGTTGCAAGTAATTATGTGCAAATTGGGATTCAAAGAAGGAGAAAAGTTGGAAGATTGTGAAAGGATGATTAGCGTTTTTGATGAAAATGCTGACGGCAGGATTGATCTGTTTGAGTTCAGGAAAATGTTAGAAGCAGTCGAATAA